The Kineothrix sp. MB12-C1 genome includes a window with the following:
- a CDS encoding redox-sensing transcriptional repressor Rex has protein sequence MEEKEISQAVISRLPRYFRYLGELKDGGTERVSSQELSDIMKVTASQIRQDFNNFGGFGQQGYGYNVEFLYYEIGKILGLNKTHNLIIIGAGNLGQALANYVNFERRGFLFKGIFDSNPALYGNKIRDIEVQPMENMEIFVKDNDIDMAVLTIPKGEATKVAELLVEYGIKGIWNFAHVDLSVPEDVQVENVHLSDSLMKLSYNINRFEMDNKGQQDI, from the coding sequence ATGGAAGAAAAAGAAATTTCCCAGGCGGTAATAAGCCGCCTGCCAAGATATTTTAGATATTTGGGTGAACTCAAGGATGGAGGAACTGAGAGAGTTTCTTCTCAGGAGTTAAGCGACATTATGAAAGTGACCGCATCTCAGATCCGGCAGGATTTCAATAATTTCGGCGGATTCGGTCAGCAGGGATATGGGTATAACGTAGAATTTCTCTATTATGAAATTGGGAAAATACTTGGTTTGAATAAGACTCACAATTTAATTATTATCGGTGCGGGTAATCTGGGACAAGCGCTTGCTAATTATGTGAACTTTGAGAGGCGGGGATTCTTGTTTAAGGGTATCTTTGATAGTAATCCGGCTCTTTATGGGAATAAGATACGGGATATCGAAGTACAGCCGATGGAGAATATGGAGATTTTTGTTAAGGACAACGATATCGATATGGCAGTTCTTACGATACCGAAGGGAGAAGCGACTAAGGTGGCTGAATTGCTGGTGGAGTATGGAATCAAAGGAATCTGGAATTTTGCGCATGTAGACTTAAGTGTGCCCGAAGATGTACAGGTGGAGAATGTCCATTTATCGGATAGCTTGATGAAGCTGTCTTATAATATTAATCGATTTGAAATGGATAATAAGGGTCAGCAGGATATTTAA
- a CDS encoding 2-isopropylmalate synthase: MKDNNSAFENRPVTMNEKNNLLAIEEHMYILDDVEKPNVFRNMFPYSEVPKIPFNDRIVPHNMPKEIWITDTTFRDGQQSRAPYSTEQIVTIYDYLHKLGGPNGLIRASEFFLYSKKDRDAVYKCMERGYQFPEVTSWIRASKEDFKLVKEIGMKETGILVSCSDYHIFLKLKMTRRQAMEHYLSVIRECLEEGISPRCHLEDITRADIYGFVVPFCAELMKLMEEYNIPVKIRACDTMGYGVNYAGAVIPRSVQGIIYAIHTHAGVPHGLIEWHGHNDFYKAVSNSTTAWLYGCAGVNTSLFGIGERTGNTPLEAMVFEYAQLKGSLDGMDTTVITELAEYFEKEIGYEIPPRTPFVGKNFNVTRAGIHADGLLKNEEIYNIFDTEKFLNRPVLCSVSDTSGLAGIAHWMNTYFKLRDEKQVDKNSELVKEVKKWVDEEYADGRITVLTDEELVAQIDAVCERLQTTLV; the protein is encoded by the coding sequence ATGAAAGATAATAACAGCGCATTTGAAAATCGTCCGGTGACGATGAATGAGAAGAACAATCTTCTTGCAATTGAGGAGCATATGTACATCTTAGACGATGTGGAGAAACCTAACGTGTTCCGTAATATGTTTCCATATTCGGAAGTGCCTAAGATTCCCTTCAATGACAGAATTGTTCCCCACAATATGCCAAAGGAAATATGGATTACAGATACAACATTTCGGGATGGACAGCAATCTAGAGCCCCTTACAGCACAGAACAGATAGTTACTATTTATGACTACCTGCATAAGCTGGGCGGCCCTAATGGTTTAATCCGTGCCAGCGAATTCTTCCTCTATAGCAAAAAAGACAGAGATGCGGTATATAAATGTATGGAGCGCGGCTATCAGTTTCCGGAGGTAACGAGCTGGATCCGTGCCAGCAAAGAAGACTTTAAGCTAGTGAAGGAAATTGGAATGAAAGAGACGGGTATTCTCGTAAGCTGTTCCGATTATCATATTTTCCTGAAGCTTAAGATGACAAGAAGACAGGCGATGGAGCACTACTTAAGTGTGATTCGCGAATGTCTGGAAGAAGGAATTAGTCCCAGATGTCATTTGGAAGATATTACAAGAGCTGATATTTATGGTTTCGTGGTACCATTTTGTGCAGAGCTTATGAAATTGATGGAGGAATATAATATTCCGGTTAAAATCCGTGCTTGCGATACGATGGGATATGGTGTAAACTATGCGGGGGCAGTAATTCCCCGAAGTGTACAGGGTATCATTTATGCGATACACACACATGCAGGTGTGCCTCATGGATTGATTGAATGGCACGGACATAATGATTTTTATAAAGCGGTATCCAACTCCACAACAGCATGGCTATACGGATGTGCGGGTGTGAATACTTCCCTCTTTGGAATTGGTGAACGTACAGGCAATACGCCTTTGGAAGCGATGGTATTTGAATATGCCCAGTTAAAAGGCAGTCTGGATGGTATGGATACGACAGTGATTACAGAGCTGGCTGAGTATTTTGAAAAAGAGATAGGATATGAAATCCCTCCGAGAACTCCTTTTGTAGGTAAGAATTTTAATGTGACAAGGGCAGGAATTCATGCGGATGGATTACTAAAGAATGAGGAAATTTATAATATTTTCGATACGGAGAAGTTTTTAAACAGACCGGTACTTTGCTCAGTAAGCGATACTTCCGGTCTGGCAGGAATCGCTCATTGGATGAACACTTATTTCAAGCTGCGCGATGAGAAACAAGTGGACAAGAATTCTGAATTGGTAAAAGAAGTGAAAAAATGGGTGGATGAAGAATATGCGGATGGACGCATTACGGTGCTGACAGATGAGGAATTGGTTGCTCAGATCGATGCAGTATGTGAACGACTTCAGACAACTCTTGTATAA
- a CDS encoding GntR family transcriptional regulator, whose translation MGSYDVKQEVTDKYSLRGRVFHKIREDILSGKYKDHEELKEIAIGEELGVSRTPVREAFRQLELEGLIQIVPNKGAYVTGITAKDVQDIYMIRSLLEGLCAQWATDHITREQLEELEENVYLADFHASKGHMDQIAELDNRFHHILYEACHSKQLERLLVDFHEYVLRVRKKTLANGGRGQTSNDEHRQIMEAIKDKDKAKAQELANQHMINAYDNMVKNGLYDIYGPAQEQE comes from the coding sequence ATGGGAAGTTATGATGTAAAGCAAGAAGTGACGGATAAATATTCTCTGCGTGGACGAGTATTTCATAAGATAAGAGAGGATATATTAAGCGGAAAATATAAGGATCATGAAGAACTTAAGGAAATTGCTATCGGCGAAGAATTAGGCGTAAGCAGAACTCCTGTAAGGGAGGCCTTTCGCCAGCTCGAGCTTGAGGGATTAATTCAGATAGTGCCTAATAAGGGTGCTTATGTAACAGGTATTACTGCTAAGGACGTCCAGGATATCTACATGATACGCTCCTTGCTGGAGGGGCTCTGCGCGCAATGGGCTACCGATCATATCACGAGGGAGCAACTGGAAGAGTTGGAGGAGAACGTATACCTGGCGGATTTCCACGCTTCCAAAGGCCATATGGACCAAATAGCAGAGTTGGATAATCGTTTTCATCATATTCTGTATGAAGCCTGCCACAGCAAACAATTAGAACGGTTGCTGGTTGATTTCCATGAATATGTACTCCGTGTGAGGAAAAAGACTCTTGCTAATGGAGGAAGAGGACAGACTTCCAATGATGAACACAGGCAGATTATGGAGGCCATTAAAGATAAGGATAAGGCGAAAGCACAGGAGCTTGCCAATCAACACATGATCAATGCTTATGATAATATGGTGAAGAACGGTCTATATGATATCTACGGACCGGCACAGGAGCAAGAATAG
- a CDS encoding NAD(P)H-hydrate dehydratase → MEKRYFVSSKEMKQYDMVTIEYFQVPSMVLMERAALAVVEEVEKRFLSGSKVLIVAGSGNNGGDGIAIGRILMQRGYEVDFTLIGDRDRCSEQTSVQLTIIEKYECPLQAKIGDGEYDIIIDALFGIGLSKDVSGIYAESIEKVNSLGGFVFAVDIPSGISADTGEVKETAVKADVTVTFAYEKIGHIFYPGCEYCGEVVCKDIGITKESFRGKEPLVYSYAIDYEKKARLMTHLLPERKKSGNKGTFGKVLTIAGSRNMSGACELCVRSAYRSGAGMVKAVTPEENREIIQRNVPEALLTTYETEGREEMLLEQLRGDIEWADSIVIGPGMGKSQMAYRILSYVIGESGKPLIIDADGLNLIAESEELKAELKQSGYERNRQVILTPHVAEFARLYGCTPIQVKRDMFGKTKELARELGCVVLCKDARTIVASFKEEDLFLNTTGNDGMATAGSGDVLAGILGGLAAQGLEAFEAAKRGVFLHGMLGDMAAERMGRHALMAGDMIEQLKYITSEGRESYVC, encoded by the coding sequence ATGGAAAAAAGATATTTTGTGTCCTCGAAGGAAATGAAGCAATATGATATGGTGACCATCGAATATTTTCAGGTTCCATCCATGGTACTTATGGAGCGTGCCGCACTTGCCGTAGTGGAGGAAGTGGAGAAACGATTCCTCTCCGGCAGCAAGGTGCTTATCGTAGCCGGTAGTGGAAATAATGGGGGGGATGGTATTGCAATTGGAAGGATTCTTATGCAGCGGGGATATGAAGTGGACTTTACATTGATCGGTGACCGAGACAGATGCAGTGAGCAGACGAGCGTCCAACTTACAATTATTGAAAAATATGAATGTCCTCTGCAAGCCAAAATAGGAGATGGGGAATATGATATTATCATAGATGCATTGTTTGGTATCGGATTGTCGAAAGATGTGTCGGGTATTTATGCCGAGAGTATAGAAAAAGTGAATTCTCTTGGCGGTTTCGTATTCGCGGTCGATATTCCCTCCGGTATCAGTGCGGATACGGGAGAGGTGAAAGAAACGGCGGTAAAGGCAGATGTTACCGTCACCTTTGCATATGAAAAAATAGGGCATATTTTCTATCCGGGGTGTGAATACTGCGGAGAAGTAGTTTGTAAGGATATTGGTATTACGAAGGAAAGTTTCCGGGGAAAGGAACCTCTCGTTTATTCCTATGCTATAGATTATGAGAAAAAGGCAAGGCTCATGACTCATCTTTTACCGGAACGTAAAAAGTCCGGAAATAAAGGTACCTTCGGCAAAGTACTTACGATTGCAGGGAGCAGGAATATGAGCGGAGCCTGCGAGCTTTGTGTAAGGAGTGCATACCGCAGCGGAGCAGGAATGGTGAAAGCGGTGACTCCGGAGGAGAATAGGGAAATCATACAGAGGAATGTGCCGGAGGCGTTGCTTACGACTTACGAAACAGAAGGAAGGGAAGAAATGCTATTGGAGCAGCTTCGTGGGGATATAGAGTGGGCAGATAGCATAGTAATCGGTCCGGGAATGGGCAAAAGCCAGATGGCATATCGAATACTTTCTTATGTTATCGGGGAATCGGGGAAACCTCTGATTATCGATGCGGATGGATTGAACCTTATTGCAGAGTCGGAAGAGCTGAAGGCGGAACTGAAACAGTCCGGATATGAACGAAACAGGCAGGTGATTTTAACACCTCACGTAGCCGAGTTTGCCAGACTTTATGGATGTACACCGATTCAGGTGAAACGAGATATGTTTGGTAAGACGAAGGAACTTGCCAGGGAGCTTGGTTGTGTTGTCTTATGTAAGGATGCGCGGACGATAGTGGCTTCCTTTAAAGAAGAAGACCTGTTTCTGAATACAACAGGCAATGACGGTATGGCAACGGCTGGTTCCGGAGATGTGCTTGCCGGTATTTTGGGAGGGCTTGCAGCACAAGGACTGGAGGCGTTCGAAGCGGCAAAGCGAGGAGTGTTTCTTCATGGAATGCTTGGAGATATGGCAGCTGAGAGGATGGGGCGCCATGCCTTAATGGCAGGAGATATGATCGAGCAGTTAAAATATATAACGAGCGAAGGAAGAGAAAGCTATGTATGTTAA
- a CDS encoding type II toxin-antitoxin system PemK/MazF family toxin produces MKRGDIYYADLRPVIGSEQGGVRPVLIIQNDIGNKYSPTVICAAITSKMNKAKLPTHIELNAKTCDMMKDSVILLEQLRTIDKKRLKDKVGHLDDEIMDKVNQGLLISLELNV; encoded by the coding sequence ATGAAACGTGGAGACATATATTATGCGGACCTAAGACCGGTAATCGGTTCCGAACAGGGCGGTGTAAGACCAGTACTTATTATACAAAATGATATCGGGAACAAATATAGCCCCACCGTGATTTGTGCGGCTATTACATCCAAGATGAATAAGGCGAAGCTGCCTACACATATCGAACTGAATGCGAAAACCTGCGATATGATGAAAGATTCCGTTATTTTACTCGAACAGCTTAGAACGATAGATAAGAAACGCCTTAAGGACAAAGTAGGACACTTGGATGATGAGATTATGGATAAAGTAAATCAGGGCCTTCTTATTAGTCTTGAGTTAAACGTATAA
- the alr gene encoding alanine racemase: MEEYSRVYASVNLDAIRSNVEHIRENIAPQTKIISVIKADGYGHGAIPIARELESLDCLSGFAVATAEEAMILRRSGIRKSILVLGYTFPYCYEDLVKEEITPAVFRYDVLELLAACVNDGQRLKVHIKVDTGMSRIGITPDEEGLAFVRKVLEIPQLELEGIFTHFARADEADKTAVRLQLKIFKDFIETIKQETGYDIPICHSSNSAGIIGLQEANMDVVRAGIILYGLWPSNEVAQDIVTLTPALELKSHIVYIKEVESGRAVSYGGTFLAKRLTKVATIPVGYGDGYPRGLSNQGYVLVRGKRAPILGRICMDQFMVDVTDISGVQEGDEVILIGRDGNECITMELLGELSGRFNYELACLIGQRVPRVYLKAGKVIGLKDNFRDFE; the protein is encoded by the coding sequence ATGGAAGAATACAGCAGAGTTTATGCATCTGTGAATCTGGATGCCATCCGTTCTAACGTGGAGCATATAAGAGAAAATATTGCGCCGCAGACGAAAATTATCAGTGTGATTAAGGCGGATGGATACGGACACGGAGCGATACCTATTGCAAGAGAATTAGAATCCCTGGATTGTCTATCCGGTTTCGCGGTAGCGACGGCAGAGGAAGCCATGATACTGCGCCGGAGCGGAATCAGAAAATCAATTTTGGTCTTGGGTTATACTTTTCCGTATTGTTATGAAGATTTAGTAAAAGAGGAAATTACTCCTGCTGTATTTCGCTATGATGTTTTGGAACTTTTAGCAGCCTGTGTGAACGATGGTCAGAGGCTTAAGGTTCATATCAAGGTGGATACCGGAATGTCCAGGATCGGAATAACGCCCGATGAAGAAGGGCTCGCTTTTGTCAGAAAGGTATTAGAGATACCTCAATTGGAGTTGGAAGGTATTTTTACTCATTTCGCCAGAGCTGATGAAGCGGATAAGACAGCGGTCAGACTTCAACTGAAGATATTTAAAGATTTTATAGAGACCATTAAGCAGGAGACGGGATATGATATTCCTATATGCCATAGTTCCAACAGTGCCGGAATCATTGGTTTGCAGGAAGCGAATATGGATGTAGTCCGTGCCGGAATTATTTTATATGGTTTATGGCCTTCTAACGAAGTCGCTCAGGATATTGTTACGTTAACACCGGCTTTGGAGTTGAAAAGCCATATTGTATATATAAAAGAAGTGGAGTCAGGGCGCGCAGTCAGTTACGGGGGAACCTTCTTAGCCAAAAGACTGACTAAAGTAGCGACCATACCGGTAGGGTATGGAGATGGATATCCCAGAGGTCTTTCCAATCAGGGATATGTTTTGGTCAGAGGAAAGAGGGCTCCGATTCTAGGCAGGATCTGTATGGATCAATTCATGGTGGATGTAACGGATATTTCGGGCGTTCAGGAGGGGGATGAAGTAATCCTAATCGGGCGTGACGGTAATGAATGTATTACGATGGAGCTGCTTGGAGAGCTATCCGGTCGGTTTAATTATGAACTCGCCTGCCTGATTGGGCAGAGAGTTCCCAGAGTTTATCTGAAGGCCGGGAAGGTGATTGGGTTGAAGGATAATTTTCGCGATTTCGAGTAG
- a CDS encoding NADP-dependent isocitrate dehydrogenase — protein MDKIKMVTPLVEMDGDEMTRILWQIIKEELLLPFIDLKTEYYDLGLEHRNETDDKVTADSAEATKKYGVAVKCATITPNADRMTEYSLKEMWKSPNGTIRSILDGTVFRAPIVVKGIEPCVRNWEKPITIARHAYGDIYKNVEIKVPGAGKAELVYTAADGTVTKETIHEFKGEGILQGVHNTDASIASFARACFNYALDTKQDLWFGAKDTISKKYDHNFKDIFQAIYDAEYKEKFETAGIEYFYSLIDDIVARVMKAKGGFIWACKNYDGDVMSDMVSSAFGSLAMMTSVLVSPTGVYEYEAAHGTVQRHYYKHLKGEETSTNSVATIFAWTGALRKRGELDESKELVEFADKLEKATLSTIEAGKMTKDLALITSLKDVTVLNSADFIREIRKTYEAM, from the coding sequence ATGGATAAGATTAAGATGGTAACTCCCTTAGTGGAGATGGACGGAGATGAGATGACAAGGATTCTCTGGCAGATAATTAAAGAAGAATTACTGTTGCCGTTCATTGATTTGAAGACAGAATACTACGACCTCGGTTTGGAACACCGGAATGAAACGGATGATAAGGTGACTGCGGATTCTGCAGAGGCGACGAAGAAATACGGAGTGGCGGTGAAGTGTGCAACGATTACTCCTAATGCTGACCGTATGACAGAGTATAGCTTGAAGGAAATGTGGAAAAGCCCCAACGGAACGATTCGTTCTATTTTGGATGGAACTGTATTTCGCGCACCTATTGTAGTAAAGGGAATAGAACCTTGCGTAAGAAATTGGGAGAAGCCAATTACGATAGCGCGTCATGCTTACGGAGATATTTATAAAAATGTAGAGATTAAGGTGCCGGGCGCAGGCAAGGCAGAGCTTGTATACACGGCAGCAGATGGTACCGTTACAAAAGAAACAATCCATGAATTCAAGGGAGAGGGTATCCTCCAAGGTGTACATAATACAGATGCTTCTATTGCAAGCTTTGCAAGAGCATGCTTTAATTATGCGTTGGATACGAAGCAAGACCTGTGGTTTGGAGCAAAGGATACGATTTCGAAGAAATACGACCATAATTTTAAGGATATTTTCCAGGCAATATACGATGCGGAATATAAAGAGAAGTTTGAAACAGCAGGAATTGAGTATTTCTATAGTCTGATCGATGATATTGTAGCCCGCGTTATGAAAGCAAAAGGCGGCTTTATCTGGGCATGTAAGAACTATGATGGAGATGTGATGAGCGACATGGTATCATCAGCTTTTGGTTCTCTCGCTATGATGACTTCTGTACTCGTATCGCCTACCGGAGTTTATGAATACGAAGCGGCTCATGGAACGGTACAGCGTCACTATTATAAACATTTAAAAGGTGAGGAAACATCGACGAACTCTGTGGCTACTATTTTCGCATGGACAGGCGCTCTTCGTAAGCGCGGAGAGTTAGATGAGAGCAAGGAACTGGTTGAATTTGCCGATAAATTAGAAAAAGCAACCCTTTCTACCATCGAAGCTGGGAAAATGACGAAGGATCTTGCCCTTATTACCTCGCTAAAGGATGTAACGGTGCTTAATAGTGCAGATTTTATCCGTGAGATTCGCAAGACATATGAAGCGATGTAA
- a CDS encoding ABC-F family ATP-binding cassette domain-containing protein has product MVLSCQNISKAFNEKSILKNISFHIEDYDKAAIVGINGAGKTTLLRIIVGELSADEGVIAFSKDKTFGYLSQHQAVNSANTIYDELLSVKQDLIHLETQLRKTEAAMKSATGDALEKLMESYSLLTHQFELGGGYAYRSELIGVLKGLGFAESEFDKSISTLSGGQKTRVALGKLLLLKPDLIMLDEPTNHLDMSSIAWLETYLLNYKGAVIIVSHDRYFLDRISNKIIELDQTKSTVFSGNYSEYAVKKEQLRTAALKAYLNQQQEIKHQEEVIAKLKAFNREKSIRRAESREKMLDKIEVIEKPTETPADMHIHLEPKYVSGNDVLHCENLSKSFGDLTLFENINFDIKRGEHIAIIGDNGTGKTTILKIINGLLPADTGTLKTGTNVHIGYYDQEHNVLHKDKTLFEEISDDYPTLNNTEIRNTLAAFLFTGEDVFKRIGDLSGGERGRVSLAKLMLSESNLLILDEPTNHLDIASKEILEDALNSYTGTVIYVSHDRYFINRTATRILELSGGNLINYLGNYDYYLEKKPQLNAPLESSSEAVSGTASASKQDWKDKKEQQAKLRKRENELKRMEDRIEVLENRDIELDELMASSDVCTNVPKLQELSKEKESIVKELEQLMNRWEELSSEQEQ; this is encoded by the coding sequence ATGGTGTTATCTTGTCAAAATATCAGTAAAGCATTCAATGAAAAAAGCATATTGAAAAATATATCTTTTCACATAGAAGATTACGATAAGGCAGCAATTGTCGGCATTAATGGTGCAGGTAAAACCACGCTGCTCAGGATTATTGTAGGAGAACTCTCCGCTGACGAGGGCGTAATTGCCTTCTCCAAAGATAAAACTTTCGGCTATCTATCCCAGCATCAGGCTGTTAACAGTGCCAATACGATCTATGACGAGCTACTTTCTGTTAAGCAGGATCTGATTCATCTGGAGACACAGTTGCGAAAGACCGAAGCGGCGATGAAATCTGCCACGGGAGATGCCCTTGAAAAGCTAATGGAATCCTATTCCCTTCTCACCCATCAATTTGAACTGGGAGGAGGATATGCTTACCGGAGCGAGCTTATCGGTGTATTAAAAGGACTTGGCTTCGCGGAGAGTGAATTTGATAAATCCATTTCCACCCTTTCCGGCGGGCAAAAGACTCGTGTAGCTCTCGGCAAGCTGCTTCTTCTTAAACCAGACTTAATTATGCTGGACGAGCCGACCAACCACCTGGATATGTCCTCCATCGCTTGGTTGGAAACCTATCTTTTAAATTATAAGGGTGCGGTCATTATTGTATCTCATGACCGTTATTTCCTAGACCGTATCTCTAATAAGATCATAGAACTCGATCAAACAAAATCCACTGTGTTTTCCGGTAACTACAGTGAATATGCTGTCAAAAAGGAACAGCTTCGCACGGCAGCTTTAAAGGCTTATCTGAATCAACAGCAGGAAATCAAGCATCAGGAAGAAGTTATTGCCAAGTTAAAAGCCTTCAACCGGGAAAAATCCATCCGCCGCGCCGAAAGCCGCGAAAAAATGCTGGATAAAATAGAGGTAATCGAAAAGCCTACAGAAACACCTGCTGATATGCATATTCACCTGGAACCAAAATATGTAAGCGGTAACGATGTTCTCCATTGCGAGAACCTGTCCAAATCCTTCGGGGATCTCACTCTGTTTGAAAATATAAACTTCGATATCAAGCGAGGAGAACATATCGCAATTATAGGGGATAATGGCACCGGGAAAACCACGATCCTAAAGATTATCAATGGCCTGCTTCCAGCCGATACCGGCACCTTAAAAACAGGAACCAATGTGCACATCGGTTACTACGATCAAGAACATAATGTACTGCATAAAGATAAAACTTTATTCGAGGAAATCTCCGATGACTATCCGACCTTAAATAACACAGAAATACGAAATACTCTCGCTGCTTTTCTCTTTACCGGTGAAGATGTGTTCAAACGAATCGGAGACTTAAGCGGCGGTGAAAGGGGACGTGTATCCCTTGCTAAGCTTATGCTATCGGAATCCAATCTACTCATCCTCGACGAACCGACGAACCATTTGGATATCGCTTCAAAAGAAATATTGGAAGATGCGCTTAACAGCTACACAGGTACGGTTATTTATGTCTCCCATGACCGTTATTTCATTAATCGTACTGCCACTCGTATTCTGGAACTATCCGGCGGTAACTTAATCAATTACCTCGGTAACTATGACTATTATCTGGAAAAGAAACCACAGCTTAATGCTCCTTTAGAGTCTTCCTCCGAAGCTGTTTCAGGAACTGCTTCCGCCTCCAAACAAGACTGGAAGGATAAAAAGGAACAGCAAGCGAAACTTCGAAAAAGAGAAAACGAACTAAAACGAATGGAAGATCGTATCGAAGTTCTGGAGAACCGCGATATCGAGCTCGATGAGCTTATGGCTTCTTCTGATGTCTGTACCAATGTTCCCAAATTACAGGAACTCTCCAAGGAAAAAGAAAGCATTGTAAAAGAACTGGAGCAGTTAATGAACCGTTGGGAAGAACTAAGTTCTGAACAAGAACAATAA
- a CDS encoding hemolysin family protein, producing MDDAGPTASIIFFVALLLIDVFFYGFGSAIGNLNIKEVEKKAKENNDAKAARLSAIMNNPSKYVNTVQLFSILIHLLMGGFYLGIWQQEISQFMNNYILSLIITTVALLYILLTFGILLPKRLAARYPEKWAYLFIYPVHYVTLVLTPFTEIAAQTSKALLRLFGIKEDKDIADVTEEEIISMVNEGQELGVLQPAEAEMITNIFEFGDKEAQDIMTHRKNIVAVDGSMTLKEAFRFMMEANNSRFPVYEENIDNIIGIVHMRDVIRMHNRGGRMGLPVKDVAGLLRAPVFIPETKNIDVLFQMMQSTKTQMVIVVDEYGQTAGLLAMEDILEEIVGNILDEYDVDEEYIEATDNEDEYIIDGKTPLEELEERFDISFEEEEFETLNGFLISKLDHIPEEREQFDIDVDGYNFRILSVESKMILRVLVTKIKEPEGEK from the coding sequence ATGGACGATGCTGGGCCTACTGCCAGTATAATTTTCTTTGTCGCATTATTATTGATTGATGTATTTTTTTATGGGTTTGGTTCGGCAATTGGTAACCTTAACATAAAAGAGGTAGAAAAGAAGGCAAAAGAAAACAATGATGCAAAGGCAGCACGATTAAGTGCGATTATGAACAATCCTTCCAAATATGTGAACACGGTACAATTATTTTCTATTTTGATTCACTTATTAATGGGAGGTTTTTACCTTGGAATATGGCAACAGGAAATAAGCCAATTCATGAATAACTATATCCTTTCTCTTATCATTACGACGGTGGCTTTGCTTTACATATTATTAACCTTCGGCATATTGCTTCCCAAGAGACTGGCAGCGAGATATCCCGAGAAATGGGCTTACTTATTCATTTATCCGGTTCACTATGTAACTCTTGTCTTAACCCCTTTTACGGAAATTGCCGCTCAGACTTCCAAAGCTCTTCTTCGGTTGTTCGGTATTAAAGAGGACAAGGATATTGCGGATGTGACAGAGGAAGAAATCATTTCCATGGTGAACGAAGGACAAGAACTCGGTGTTCTTCAACCGGCAGAAGCGGAGATGATTACGAACATTTTTGAATTCGGAGATAAAGAAGCACAGGATATTATGACACACCGCAAAAATATAGTGGCGGTGGATGGCAGCATGACGTTAAAGGAAGCGTTTCGCTTCATGATGGAAGCCAATAACAGCCGTTTTCCTGTATATGAGGAGAATATCGATAATATTATCGGAATCGTCCATATGAGGGATGTTATAAGGATGCACAATAGGGGCGGACGGATGGGGCTCCCTGTGAAGGATGTTGCCGGACTGCTGCGGGCACCGGTATTTATTCCGGAGACGAAGAATATTGATGTATTGTTCCAGATGATGCAGTCTACAAAGACCCAGATGGTCATTGTCGTAGATGAATATGGACAGACAGCGGGACTTCTGGCGATGGAAGATATTCTGGAAGAAATTGTCGGCAATATTCTGGATGAATACGATGTAGATGAAGAATACATAGAGGCCACAGACAATGAAGACGAGTATATTATAGATGGAAAGACACCTCTGGAAGAATTGGAGGAAAGATTTGATATTTCCTTTGAAGAAGAGGAATTCGAGACGCTCAACGGATTCCTGATATCGAAGCTGGATCATATCCCCGAGGAGAGAGAACAGTTCGATATCGATGTGGATGGATATAATTTCAGGATATTATCCGTGGAGAGTAAGATGATACTGAGAGTTTTGGTAACGAAGATTAAAGAACCGGAAGGAGAAAAATAA